The following are encoded in a window of Rosa chinensis cultivar Old Blush chromosome 4, RchiOBHm-V2, whole genome shotgun sequence genomic DNA:
- the LOC112197092 gene encoding F-box protein SKIP14 isoform X1, with translation MALNFSHRPFFPAHLSEDNLVSPMRIHNGYLADGISERNGDGFGRPWHSNRDVEDPFDYGRDRCDKGSSQEPVSNDIIDLLPSDPFGMDISTTFTAITGWLEDLEMDYGCYGRDDVGTSNGNYELFAGLNFIWNNAMRFQTFPGNLGVDRKSKVASGFNGCFKEKRVGDTSSHGGLVGCLKEKQVGDGGLVGCLKEEQVGDASSLGGFIGCSKEKQVVDASSHGGLVGCSKEKQVDDLSCHGGLVGVVDSSSHGGLVGCSKEKQVVVVDSSCHGGLVGVVDSSSHGGLVGYSKEKQVVDPPCHGGLGGCLKEKGIGDASDASSFQGDFESACAVADILSFRNETCGFSNQQNVEPQHVNGICSVGDGGAHDGALMLALSYLGVRDLLVVERVCRSLYSTVRGDPLMWRSIHIDQPLNEKITDEVLLQLTDRAQGNLQCLSLVECPRITDDGLKRVLENNPRLTKLSVPGCTRLSIEGIVNSLKAFKSKGAHGVKHLRIGGLYGVTQKHFEELKSLLGTDSQMQQNARKPHFYHRGNFYLSCDDDSDIDIEMCPRCQNLRLVYDCPAEACQGKEHTTQLCRACTLCIGRCAQCGRCINDSEYEETFCLELLCSDCWKQLLKSQEGEDTEFVPSNSAVFHEQNHSFCRHG, from the exons ATGGCCTTGAATTTTTCCCATCGACCATTCTTTCCAGCTCATCTGTCTGAGGACAATTTGGTGTCACCGATGAGGATTCACAATGGGTACCTTGCCGATGGTATCTCGGAGAGGAATGGAGATGGTTTTGGTAGGCCGTGGCACTCTAACCGGGATGTGGAGGATCCCTTTGATTATGGGAGGGATAGATGTGATAAGGGCAGCTCACAGGAGCCAGTTTCGAATGACATTATTGATCTTTTGCCTTCGGATCCATTTGGGATGGATATAAGTACAACTTTTACGGCCATCACGGGGTGGCTCGAGGATTTGGAAATGGACTATGGGTGTTATGGAAGGGATGATGTGGGGACTAGCAATGGGAATTATGAACTTTTTGCGGGGTTGAATTTTATTTGGAATAATGCTATGAGGTTCCAGACATTCCCTGGGAATCTTGGGGTTGATCGCAAGTCTAAAGTAGCAAGCGGATTCAATGGGTGTTTTAAAGAGAAGCGGGTGGGTGACACATCCTCCCATGGTGGCTTGGTTGGATGTTTGAAAGAGAAGCAGGTGGGTGATGGTGGCTTGGTTGGGTGTTTGAAAGAAGAGCAGGTGGGTGATGCATCCTCCCTAGGTGGTTTCATTGGGTGTTCTAAAGAGAAGCAGGTTGTTGATGCATCCTCCCATGGTGGTTTGGTTGGGTGCTCCAAAGAGAAGCAGGTCGATGATTTATCCTGCCATGGTGGTTTGGTTGGGGTTGTTGATTCATCCTCCCATGGTGGTTTGGTTGGGTGTTCAAAAGAGAAGCAGGTTGTTGTCGTTGATTCATCCTGCCATGGTGGTTTGGTTGGCGTTGTTGATTCATCCTCCCATGGTGGTTTGGTTGGGTATTCAAAAGAGAAGCAGGTTGTTGATCCACCCTGCCATGGTGGACTTGGTGGGTGTTTGAAAGAGAAGGGGATTGGTGATGCATCTGATGCATCATCCTTCCAAGGTGATTTCGAATCAGCTTGTGCAGTGGCTGACATTTTGTCTTTTCGCAATGAAACTTGTGGTTTTTCCAATCAGCAAAATGTAGAGCCTCAGCATGTCAATGGGATTTGCTCTGTTGGAGATGGAGGAGCTCATGATGGAGCTTTGATGTTGGCCCTTAGTTATCTGGGTGTGCGGGATCTCCTTGTTGTGGAAAGGGTTTGCAGATCTCTCTATTCTACAGTTCGTGGCGACCCCCTTATGTGGAGAAGTATTCACATAGATCAGCCACTGAATGAGAAAATTACAGATGAAGTTCTTTTGCAATTGACTGATAGGGCTCAAGGAAATCTGCAATGCTTGAGCCTGGTGGAGTGCCCTAGGATCACTGACGATGGTCTCAAGCGTGTGCTTGAAAATAATCCTAGGCTTACCAAG TTAAGTGTGCCTGGATGTACTAGACTCAGTATTGAGGGCATTGTGAATAGCTTAAAGGCTTTTAAGTCTAAGGGTGCACATGGTGTGAAGCATTTACGAATTGGCGGACTCTATGGTGTGACACAGAAGCATTTTGAAGAGTTGAAATCTTTGTTGGGCACTGATAGCCAGATGCAGCAGAATGCCCGCAAGCCGCACTTTTATCACCGAGGGAACTTTTATTTATCCTGTGATGATGATAGTGACATTGATATCGAAATGTGCCCTAGATGCCAGAACTTGAGGCTTGTTTATGATTGCCCCGCAGAGGCTTGTCAAGGAAAAGAACATACTACTCAGTTATGCAGGGCCTGCACACTGTGCATAGGTAGGTGTGCTCAGTGTGGTCGGTGCATTAATGATAGTGAATATGAGGAAACATTCTGTCTGGAGTTGCTTTGCTCAGATTGTTGGAAGCAGCTACTCAAGTCTCAGGAGGGGGAGGATACAGAGTTTGTTCCATCCAACTCTGCTGTTTTCCATGAACAGAATCATAGCTTTTGTCGCCACGGCTAG
- the LOC112201099 gene encoding signal recognition particle subunit SRP72, giving the protein MAPKLKDKQQKPPPPPMEDLFAALNGHIEQLEFEKAVKVADQVLSIAPGDEDAIKCKVVGLIKDDKTKEALSVIRSCKNPSLDFGFFKAYCLYRENELDEALKSLKSQETTPAAMLLEAQILFRLGKFDACIDIYQKLQKSKVDLLDTNYVASLVAAGRASEVQVEALRGKAKSSFELAFNTACSLIESNKYTDAEQFLLLARTTGREALLEDGAPEDEIETELAPIAVQLAYVQQLLGHRQEALEAYTHIIKSDVGDELSLAVAVNNLIALRIPKDVSDGLKKLDRLKQKDDKQSFHLTAKLDSKLSPKQKESIYVTRVLLLLHANKMDQARELVAALPDMFPESVMPVLLQAALFVRENKAGKAEEVLAQFSEKFPEKSKVFLLARAQVAATASHPHIAAESLSKIPDIQHMPATVATLVSLKERAGDIDGAAAVLDAAINWWSNSMTEDNKLNVLMQEAASFKLRHGREEEASRLYEELVKSHGSVEALVGLVTTVARVDVKKAEAYEQKLKPLPGLKGINVDNLEKTSGAKHEEGISQVKVAETYEGKSKSKAKKKRKRKPRYPKGFDPANPGPPPDPERWLPKRERSSYRPKRKDKRAAAQVRGSQGSVARDKHEAGATSSNAKSNQAATSKGASQNSVAEPSQTSSKSRKKSRN; this is encoded by the exons ATGGCTCCCAAGCTCAAAGACAAGCAGCAGAAGCCTCCTCCGCCGCCCATGGAGGATCTCTTCGCCGCTCTCAACGGCCACATCGAGCAACTGGAGTTCGAGAAAGCGGTCAAAGTCGCAGATCAAG TTCTGTCGATTGCTCCTGGAGACGAGGACGCGATTAAGTGCAAGGTCGTTGGCTTGATCAAGGACGATAAGACCAAAGAGGCGCTTTCCGTGATTCGATCTTGCAAGAATCCTTCTCTGGATTTCGGCTTCTTCAAG GCATACTGCTTATACAGAGAAAACGAGTTAGATGAAGCTCTTAAATCCCTGAAAAGCCAAGAGACAACTCCTGCAGCAATGCTATTAGAAGCCCAGATCTTATTTCGCTTGGGAAAGTTTGATGCTTGTATCGACATATATCAGAAGCTTCAAAAGTCCAAAGTTGACTTATTAGATACAAATTATGTAGCTAGCTTGGTTGCTGCTGGGAGGGCTTCTGAAGTACAAGTTGAAGCACTCAGGGGTAAAGCAAAGAGTAGTTTTGAGCTTGCATTCAACACTGCCTGTTCTTTGATTGAAAGCAATAAGTACACTGATGCAGAGCAGTTCCTGTTGCTAGCCAGAAC AACCGGCCGTGAAGCATTGCTGGAAGATGGTGCACCCGAGGATGAGATAGAAACTGAATTGGCGCCAATAGCTGTCCAGTTGGCCTATGTTCAGCAG CTCCTTGGGCACAGACAAGAGGCCCTTGAGGCCTACACGCACATCATTAAATCGGATGTGGGAGATGAGTTATCACTTGCAGTGGCAGTCAACAACCTAATAGCTTTGAGAATTCCAAAAGATGTTTCTGATGGCCTAAAGAAACTTGATCGATTAAAACAGAAGGACGACAAGCAAAGCTTCCACCTTACTGCTAAACTGGACTCGAAGCTTTCACCAAAACAAAAAGAGTCAATATATGTGACTCGGGTCCTCTTACTTCTCCATGCAAATAAGATGGATCAG GCTCGAGAACTTGTTGCTGCACTTCCAGACATGTTTCCCGAGAGTGTGATGCCTGTTCTACTTCAGGCCGCACTTTTTGTAAGAGAAAACAAGGCTGGAAAAGCTGAAGAAGTTTTAGCCCAGTTTTCTGAGAAGTTCCCTGAAAAGTCCAAGGTTTTTCTCTTAGCAAGGGCACAGGTTGCTGCTACTGCCAGCCACCCTCATATTGCCGCGGAGTCCCTTTCTAAGATACCTGATATCCAGCACATGCCTGCTACTGTTGCTACTCTTGTGTCTCTTAAAGAGCGTGCCGGTGACATTGATGGCGCCGCTGCTGTGCTTGACGCTGCAATAAACTGGTGGTCAAATTCCATGACCGAGGACAACAAGCTCAATGTTTTGATGCAAGAGGCTGCTTCCTTCAAGCTGAGGCATGGACGAGAAGAGGAAGCTTCTCGTCTATATGAGGAGCTTGTGAAAAGCCATGGAAGTGTGGAAGCATTGGTTGGGCTTGTAACTACAGTTGCTCGAGTGGATGTTAAGAAGGCAGAAGCTTATGAGCAGAAGCTGAAACCATTACCAGGTTTGAAGGGGATCAATGTGGATAATCTAGAGAAGACTTCTGGTGCCAAACATGAAGAGGGTATTTCTCAAGTTAAGGTCGCCGAGACATATGAGGGGAAGAGCAAGTCAAAggcaaagaaaaagagaaagagaaagccaAGATATCCTAAAGGGTTTGACCCTGCGAACCCCGGGCCCCCACCGGATCcagaaaggtggcttcccaagAGAGAAAGATCAAGTTATAGGCCTAAGAGAAAGGATAAGAGAGCAGCTGCTCAAGTACGAGGCTCTCAGGGTTCTGTAGCTAGAGACAAACATGAAGCTGGTGCCACTTCCAGCAATGCAAAATCAAACCAAGCAGCCACTTCAAAAGGAGCCTCACAGAATTCAGTTGCAGAGCCATCGCAGACTTCATCCAAGTCAAGAAAAAAGTCCAGGAACTAG
- the LOC112197092 gene encoding F-box protein SKIP14 isoform X2: MALNFSHRPFFPAHLSEDNLVSPMRIHNGYLADGISERNGDGFGRPWHSNRDVEDPFDYGRDRCDKGSSQEPVSNDIIDLLPSDPFGMDISTTFTAITGWLEDLEMDYGCYGRDDVGTSNGNYELFAGLNFIWNNAMRFQTFPGNLGVDRKSKVASGFNGCFKEKRVGDTSSHGGLVGCLKEEQVGDASSLGGFIGCSKEKQVVDASSHGGLVGCSKEKQVDDLSCHGGLVGVVDSSSHGGLVGCSKEKQVVVVDSSCHGGLVGVVDSSSHGGLVGYSKEKQVVDPPCHGGLGGCLKEKGIGDASDASSFQGDFESACAVADILSFRNETCGFSNQQNVEPQHVNGICSVGDGGAHDGALMLALSYLGVRDLLVVERVCRSLYSTVRGDPLMWRSIHIDQPLNEKITDEVLLQLTDRAQGNLQCLSLVECPRITDDGLKRVLENNPRLTKLSVPGCTRLSIEGIVNSLKAFKSKGAHGVKHLRIGGLYGVTQKHFEELKSLLGTDSQMQQNARKPHFYHRGNFYLSCDDDSDIDIEMCPRCQNLRLVYDCPAEACQGKEHTTQLCRACTLCIGRCAQCGRCINDSEYEETFCLELLCSDCWKQLLKSQEGEDTEFVPSNSAVFHEQNHSFCRHG; encoded by the exons ATGGCCTTGAATTTTTCCCATCGACCATTCTTTCCAGCTCATCTGTCTGAGGACAATTTGGTGTCACCGATGAGGATTCACAATGGGTACCTTGCCGATGGTATCTCGGAGAGGAATGGAGATGGTTTTGGTAGGCCGTGGCACTCTAACCGGGATGTGGAGGATCCCTTTGATTATGGGAGGGATAGATGTGATAAGGGCAGCTCACAGGAGCCAGTTTCGAATGACATTATTGATCTTTTGCCTTCGGATCCATTTGGGATGGATATAAGTACAACTTTTACGGCCATCACGGGGTGGCTCGAGGATTTGGAAATGGACTATGGGTGTTATGGAAGGGATGATGTGGGGACTAGCAATGGGAATTATGAACTTTTTGCGGGGTTGAATTTTATTTGGAATAATGCTATGAGGTTCCAGACATTCCCTGGGAATCTTGGGGTTGATCGCAAGTCTAAAGTAGCAAGCGGATTCAATGGGTGTTTTAAAGAGAAGCGGGTGGGTGACACATCCTCCCATG GTGGCTTGGTTGGGTGTTTGAAAGAAGAGCAGGTGGGTGATGCATCCTCCCTAGGTGGTTTCATTGGGTGTTCTAAAGAGAAGCAGGTTGTTGATGCATCCTCCCATGGTGGTTTGGTTGGGTGCTCCAAAGAGAAGCAGGTCGATGATTTATCCTGCCATGGTGGTTTGGTTGGGGTTGTTGATTCATCCTCCCATGGTGGTTTGGTTGGGTGTTCAAAAGAGAAGCAGGTTGTTGTCGTTGATTCATCCTGCCATGGTGGTTTGGTTGGCGTTGTTGATTCATCCTCCCATGGTGGTTTGGTTGGGTATTCAAAAGAGAAGCAGGTTGTTGATCCACCCTGCCATGGTGGACTTGGTGGGTGTTTGAAAGAGAAGGGGATTGGTGATGCATCTGATGCATCATCCTTCCAAGGTGATTTCGAATCAGCTTGTGCAGTGGCTGACATTTTGTCTTTTCGCAATGAAACTTGTGGTTTTTCCAATCAGCAAAATGTAGAGCCTCAGCATGTCAATGGGATTTGCTCTGTTGGAGATGGAGGAGCTCATGATGGAGCTTTGATGTTGGCCCTTAGTTATCTGGGTGTGCGGGATCTCCTTGTTGTGGAAAGGGTTTGCAGATCTCTCTATTCTACAGTTCGTGGCGACCCCCTTATGTGGAGAAGTATTCACATAGATCAGCCACTGAATGAGAAAATTACAGATGAAGTTCTTTTGCAATTGACTGATAGGGCTCAAGGAAATCTGCAATGCTTGAGCCTGGTGGAGTGCCCTAGGATCACTGACGATGGTCTCAAGCGTGTGCTTGAAAATAATCCTAGGCTTACCAAG TTAAGTGTGCCTGGATGTACTAGACTCAGTATTGAGGGCATTGTGAATAGCTTAAAGGCTTTTAAGTCTAAGGGTGCACATGGTGTGAAGCATTTACGAATTGGCGGACTCTATGGTGTGACACAGAAGCATTTTGAAGAGTTGAAATCTTTGTTGGGCACTGATAGCCAGATGCAGCAGAATGCCCGCAAGCCGCACTTTTATCACCGAGGGAACTTTTATTTATCCTGTGATGATGATAGTGACATTGATATCGAAATGTGCCCTAGATGCCAGAACTTGAGGCTTGTTTATGATTGCCCCGCAGAGGCTTGTCAAGGAAAAGAACATACTACTCAGTTATGCAGGGCCTGCACACTGTGCATAGGTAGGTGTGCTCAGTGTGGTCGGTGCATTAATGATAGTGAATATGAGGAAACATTCTGTCTGGAGTTGCTTTGCTCAGATTGTTGGAAGCAGCTACTCAAGTCTCAGGAGGGGGAGGATACAGAGTTTGTTCCATCCAACTCTGCTGTTTTCCATGAACAGAATCATAGCTTTTGTCGCCACGGCTAG
- the LOC112197092 gene encoding F-box protein SKIP14 isoform X3, which produces MALNFSHRPFFPAHLSEDNLVSPMRIHNGYLADGISERNGDGFGRPWHSNRDVEDPFDYGRDRCDKGSSQEPVSNDIIDLLPSDPFGMDISTTFTAITGWLEDLEMDYGCYGRDDVGTSNGNYELFAGLNFIWNNAMRFQTFPGNLGVDRKSKVASGFNGCFKEKRVGDTSSHGGLVGCLKEKQVGDGGLVGCLKEEQVGDASSLGGFIGCSKEKQVVDASSHGGLVGCSKEKQVDDLSCHGGLVGVVDSSSHGGLVGCSKEKQVVDPPCHGGLGGCLKEKGIGDASDASSFQGDFESACAVADILSFRNETCGFSNQQNVEPQHVNGICSVGDGGAHDGALMLALSYLGVRDLLVVERVCRSLYSTVRGDPLMWRSIHIDQPLNEKITDEVLLQLTDRAQGNLQCLSLVECPRITDDGLKRVLENNPRLTKLSVPGCTRLSIEGIVNSLKAFKSKGAHGVKHLRIGGLYGVTQKHFEELKSLLGTDSQMQQNARKPHFYHRGNFYLSCDDDSDIDIEMCPRCQNLRLVYDCPAEACQGKEHTTQLCRACTLCIGRCAQCGRCINDSEYEETFCLELLCSDCWKQLLKSQEGEDTEFVPSNSAVFHEQNHSFCRHG; this is translated from the exons ATGGCCTTGAATTTTTCCCATCGACCATTCTTTCCAGCTCATCTGTCTGAGGACAATTTGGTGTCACCGATGAGGATTCACAATGGGTACCTTGCCGATGGTATCTCGGAGAGGAATGGAGATGGTTTTGGTAGGCCGTGGCACTCTAACCGGGATGTGGAGGATCCCTTTGATTATGGGAGGGATAGATGTGATAAGGGCAGCTCACAGGAGCCAGTTTCGAATGACATTATTGATCTTTTGCCTTCGGATCCATTTGGGATGGATATAAGTACAACTTTTACGGCCATCACGGGGTGGCTCGAGGATTTGGAAATGGACTATGGGTGTTATGGAAGGGATGATGTGGGGACTAGCAATGGGAATTATGAACTTTTTGCGGGGTTGAATTTTATTTGGAATAATGCTATGAGGTTCCAGACATTCCCTGGGAATCTTGGGGTTGATCGCAAGTCTAAAGTAGCAAGCGGATTCAATGGGTGTTTTAAAGAGAAGCGGGTGGGTGACACATCCTCCCATGGTGGCTTGGTTGGATGTTTGAAAGAGAAGCAGGTGGGTGATGGTGGCTTGGTTGGGTGTTTGAAAGAAGAGCAGGTGGGTGATGCATCCTCCCTAGGTGGTTTCATTGGGTGTTCTAAAGAGAAGCAGGTTGTTGATGCATCCTCCCATGGTGGTTTGGTTGGGTGCTCCAAAGAGAAGCAGGTCGATGATTTATCCTGCCATGGTGGTTTGGTTGGGGTTGTTGATTCATCCTCCCATGGTGGTTTGGTTGGGTGTTCAAAAGAGAAGCAG GTTGTTGATCCACCCTGCCATGGTGGACTTGGTGGGTGTTTGAAAGAGAAGGGGATTGGTGATGCATCTGATGCATCATCCTTCCAAGGTGATTTCGAATCAGCTTGTGCAGTGGCTGACATTTTGTCTTTTCGCAATGAAACTTGTGGTTTTTCCAATCAGCAAAATGTAGAGCCTCAGCATGTCAATGGGATTTGCTCTGTTGGAGATGGAGGAGCTCATGATGGAGCTTTGATGTTGGCCCTTAGTTATCTGGGTGTGCGGGATCTCCTTGTTGTGGAAAGGGTTTGCAGATCTCTCTATTCTACAGTTCGTGGCGACCCCCTTATGTGGAGAAGTATTCACATAGATCAGCCACTGAATGAGAAAATTACAGATGAAGTTCTTTTGCAATTGACTGATAGGGCTCAAGGAAATCTGCAATGCTTGAGCCTGGTGGAGTGCCCTAGGATCACTGACGATGGTCTCAAGCGTGTGCTTGAAAATAATCCTAGGCTTACCAAG TTAAGTGTGCCTGGATGTACTAGACTCAGTATTGAGGGCATTGTGAATAGCTTAAAGGCTTTTAAGTCTAAGGGTGCACATGGTGTGAAGCATTTACGAATTGGCGGACTCTATGGTGTGACACAGAAGCATTTTGAAGAGTTGAAATCTTTGTTGGGCACTGATAGCCAGATGCAGCAGAATGCCCGCAAGCCGCACTTTTATCACCGAGGGAACTTTTATTTATCCTGTGATGATGATAGTGACATTGATATCGAAATGTGCCCTAGATGCCAGAACTTGAGGCTTGTTTATGATTGCCCCGCAGAGGCTTGTCAAGGAAAAGAACATACTACTCAGTTATGCAGGGCCTGCACACTGTGCATAGGTAGGTGTGCTCAGTGTGGTCGGTGCATTAATGATAGTGAATATGAGGAAACATTCTGTCTGGAGTTGCTTTGCTCAGATTGTTGGAAGCAGCTACTCAAGTCTCAGGAGGGGGAGGATACAGAGTTTGTTCCATCCAACTCTGCTGTTTTCCATGAACAGAATCATAGCTTTTGTCGCCACGGCTAG
- the LOC112197096 gene encoding uncharacterized protein LOC112197096 isoform X2, translating into MKLAQVCSLHGVPKLPASSFAAGNGKVVAFNSRPFSGHRNKVAAGGIGVSAMSNAYCTGFCSFHHKAVEMLSSRNMCGKILFRPFSTCASPMISTNFALVMRSPSSLALATRGALSDAPQRSEEWFALRRNKLTTSTFSTALGFWKGNRRPELWHEKVFDSQKEFAQASKNAMQWGVLNEEVAIERYKSITGREVGTYGFASHGEERFDWLGASPDGLLDCFQGGGILEVKCPFNKGKPEQGLPWSTMPFYYMPQVQGQMEIMDREWVDLYCWTPNGSTIFRVCRDRSYWDLMHGILREFWWENVIPAKEALLLGNEEKAREYMPTSTHKKTGLAIVKSLELARGSKLLCREIAGHIEFY; encoded by the exons ATGAAGCTCGCTCAAGTTTGCTCTCTACATGGAGTGCCCAAACTGCCCGCTTCCTCCTTCGCAGCTGGCAACGGCAAAGTCGTCGCCTTTAATTCAAGACCATTCTCAG GTCATCGGAACAAAGTAGCTGCCGGTGGCATTGGCGTATCAGCAATGAGCAATGCCTACTGCACTGGATTCTGCAGCTTTCATCATAAAGCAGTGGAAATGCTgtcttcgagaaacatgtgtgGAAAAATACTTTTTAGGCCCTTTTCGACGTGCGCCTCACCGATGATCTCTACGAATTTTGCTCTGGTGATGCGTTCCCCATCATCACTTGCGCTGGCTACCCGGGGTGCACTATCTGATGCTCCCCAGCGTTCAGAGGAGTGGTTTGCCTTGCGGCGAAACAAACTGACTACAAGCACCTTCAGCACTGCCTTGGGATTTTGGAAGGGAAACCGTCGACCTGAGCTCTGGCATGAGAAGGTATTTGATTCACAGAAAGAATTCGCGCAAGCTTCTAAAAATGCCATGCAATGGGGTGTGCTCAATGAAGAGGTGGCCATAGAGCGGTATAAAAGCATCACAGGTCGTGAAGTGGGTACATATGGATTTGCATCCCACGGAGAGGAGCGGTTTGATTGGCTTGGTGCCTCCCCTGATGGTCTGCTTGATTGCTTTCAAGGTGGTGGCATCCTGGAAGTGAAGTGTCCTTTTAACAAGGGAAAACCGGAGCAGGGTCTGCCCTGGTCAACGATGCCTTTCTATTACATGCCTCAGGTGCAGGGTCAAATGGAGATAATGGATAGAGAGTGGGTTGATTTATATTGCTGGACACCAAATGGAAGCACAATATTCCGCGTGTGCCGAGACCGTAGTTACTGGGACTTGATGCATGGAATTTTAAGGGAATTTTGGTGGGAAAATGTGATTCCTGCTAAGGAGGCTCTTTTGCTGGGTAATGAAGAAAAGGCTAGGGAGTATATGCCAACTTCTACTCACAAAAAAACCGGCCTTGCAATCGTTAAGAGCTTGGAGTTAGCAAGAGGATCAAAGTTGCTGTGTAGGGAGATTGCTGGCCACATCGAGTTTTACTAG
- the LOC112197096 gene encoding uncharacterized protein LOC112197096 isoform X1 → MKLAQVCSLHGVPKLPASSFAAGNGKVVAFNSRPFSVCGFCRTGHRNKVAAGGIGVSAMSNAYCTGFCSFHHKAVEMLSSRNMCGKILFRPFSTCASPMISTNFALVMRSPSSLALATRGALSDAPQRSEEWFALRRNKLTTSTFSTALGFWKGNRRPELWHEKVFDSQKEFAQASKNAMQWGVLNEEVAIERYKSITGREVGTYGFASHGEERFDWLGASPDGLLDCFQGGGILEVKCPFNKGKPEQGLPWSTMPFYYMPQVQGQMEIMDREWVDLYCWTPNGSTIFRVCRDRSYWDLMHGILREFWWENVIPAKEALLLGNEEKAREYMPTSTHKKTGLAIVKSLELARGSKLLCREIAGHIEFY, encoded by the exons ATGAAGCTCGCTCAAGTTTGCTCTCTACATGGAGTGCCCAAACTGCCCGCTTCCTCCTTCGCAGCTGGCAACGGCAAAGTCGTCGCCTTTAATTCAAGACCATTCTCAG TGTGTGGCTTTTGTAGAACAGGTCATCGGAACAAAGTAGCTGCCGGTGGCATTGGCGTATCAGCAATGAGCAATGCCTACTGCACTGGATTCTGCAGCTTTCATCATAAAGCAGTGGAAATGCTgtcttcgagaaacatgtgtgGAAAAATACTTTTTAGGCCCTTTTCGACGTGCGCCTCACCGATGATCTCTACGAATTTTGCTCTGGTGATGCGTTCCCCATCATCACTTGCGCTGGCTACCCGGGGTGCACTATCTGATGCTCCCCAGCGTTCAGAGGAGTGGTTTGCCTTGCGGCGAAACAAACTGACTACAAGCACCTTCAGCACTGCCTTGGGATTTTGGAAGGGAAACCGTCGACCTGAGCTCTGGCATGAGAAGGTATTTGATTCACAGAAAGAATTCGCGCAAGCTTCTAAAAATGCCATGCAATGGGGTGTGCTCAATGAAGAGGTGGCCATAGAGCGGTATAAAAGCATCACAGGTCGTGAAGTGGGTACATATGGATTTGCATCCCACGGAGAGGAGCGGTTTGATTGGCTTGGTGCCTCCCCTGATGGTCTGCTTGATTGCTTTCAAGGTGGTGGCATCCTGGAAGTGAAGTGTCCTTTTAACAAGGGAAAACCGGAGCAGGGTCTGCCCTGGTCAACGATGCCTTTCTATTACATGCCTCAGGTGCAGGGTCAAATGGAGATAATGGATAGAGAGTGGGTTGATTTATATTGCTGGACACCAAATGGAAGCACAATATTCCGCGTGTGCCGAGACCGTAGTTACTGGGACTTGATGCATGGAATTTTAAGGGAATTTTGGTGGGAAAATGTGATTCCTGCTAAGGAGGCTCTTTTGCTGGGTAATGAAGAAAAGGCTAGGGAGTATATGCCAACTTCTACTCACAAAAAAACCGGCCTTGCAATCGTTAAGAGCTTGGAGTTAGCAAGAGGATCAAAGTTGCTGTGTAGGGAGATTGCTGGCCACATCGAGTTTTACTAG
- the LOC112197096 gene encoding uncharacterized protein LOC112197096 isoform X3, which produces MSNAYCTGFCSFHHKAVEMLSSRNMCGKILFRPFSTCASPMISTNFALVMRSPSSLALATRGALSDAPQRSEEWFALRRNKLTTSTFSTALGFWKGNRRPELWHEKVFDSQKEFAQASKNAMQWGVLNEEVAIERYKSITGREVGTYGFASHGEERFDWLGASPDGLLDCFQGGGILEVKCPFNKGKPEQGLPWSTMPFYYMPQVQGQMEIMDREWVDLYCWTPNGSTIFRVCRDRSYWDLMHGILREFWWENVIPAKEALLLGNEEKAREYMPTSTHKKTGLAIVKSLELARGSKLLCREIAGHIEFY; this is translated from the coding sequence ATGAGCAATGCCTACTGCACTGGATTCTGCAGCTTTCATCATAAAGCAGTGGAAATGCTgtcttcgagaaacatgtgtgGAAAAATACTTTTTAGGCCCTTTTCGACGTGCGCCTCACCGATGATCTCTACGAATTTTGCTCTGGTGATGCGTTCCCCATCATCACTTGCGCTGGCTACCCGGGGTGCACTATCTGATGCTCCCCAGCGTTCAGAGGAGTGGTTTGCCTTGCGGCGAAACAAACTGACTACAAGCACCTTCAGCACTGCCTTGGGATTTTGGAAGGGAAACCGTCGACCTGAGCTCTGGCATGAGAAGGTATTTGATTCACAGAAAGAATTCGCGCAAGCTTCTAAAAATGCCATGCAATGGGGTGTGCTCAATGAAGAGGTGGCCATAGAGCGGTATAAAAGCATCACAGGTCGTGAAGTGGGTACATATGGATTTGCATCCCACGGAGAGGAGCGGTTTGATTGGCTTGGTGCCTCCCCTGATGGTCTGCTTGATTGCTTTCAAGGTGGTGGCATCCTGGAAGTGAAGTGTCCTTTTAACAAGGGAAAACCGGAGCAGGGTCTGCCCTGGTCAACGATGCCTTTCTATTACATGCCTCAGGTGCAGGGTCAAATGGAGATAATGGATAGAGAGTGGGTTGATTTATATTGCTGGACACCAAATGGAAGCACAATATTCCGCGTGTGCCGAGACCGTAGTTACTGGGACTTGATGCATGGAATTTTAAGGGAATTTTGGTGGGAAAATGTGATTCCTGCTAAGGAGGCTCTTTTGCTGGGTAATGAAGAAAAGGCTAGGGAGTATATGCCAACTTCTACTCACAAAAAAACCGGCCTTGCAATCGTTAAGAGCTTGGAGTTAGCAAGAGGATCAAAGTTGCTGTGTAGGGAGATTGCTGGCCACATCGAGTTTTACTAG